A region of Helicobacter sp. 12S02232-10 DNA encodes the following proteins:
- a CDS encoding agmatine deiminase family protein translates to MRRMKAEWEKQSAVLMAFPHIKSDWAPYLEDARENFLCIISQITRFEDVILCIDSEDIEGKEILQRLRCPRIKIVKVPINDTWARDFGPISIDEDGVLKLLDFSFNGWGLKFICDDDNQINTRLLKIGIFKTKMQTLTMVLEGGSIDTDGQGRVLTNTQCLLSSNRNPHMDQSQIEEYLKNALGAEEILWLHHGYLRGDDTDSHIDTLARFLNPHSIAYVKCEDKNDEHYEELRKMEEELRALRTKKGEPYHLVPLPLPNAIYEGNERLPATYANFLFINGALLVPVYGDNKDVEVLEILRLECPDREVIGIDCSTLIRQHGSLHCVTMQIY, encoded by the coding sequence ATGAGAAGAATGAAGGCTGAATGGGAAAAACAGAGTGCAGTATTAATGGCATTTCCACATATAAAAAGTGACTGGGCACCCTATCTAGAGGATGCAAGGGAAAATTTTTTATGCATTATTTCCCAAATTACGCGCTTTGAAGATGTTATTTTATGTATAGATTCTGAAGATATTGAAGGAAAAGAGATATTGCAAAGACTGAGATGCCCGCGTATTAAGATCGTTAAAGTTCCAATTAATGATACTTGGGCAAGAGATTTCGGACCTATTAGCATTGATGAAGATGGAGTGCTAAAATTGCTTGATTTTAGCTTCAATGGATGGGGATTGAAGTTTATTTGTGATGATGATAATCAAATCAATACAAGGCTTTTAAAAATTGGTATTTTTAAAACGAAAATGCAAACATTAACTATGGTTCTTGAAGGTGGAAGTATTGATACGGATGGGCAAGGAAGGGTACTTACAAATACTCAATGTTTGCTTTCGTCCAATCGAAATCCTCATATGGATCAATCCCAGATTGAAGAATACTTAAAAAATGCACTTGGAGCAGAAGAAATTTTATGGCTCCATCACGGGTATTTAAGAGGAGATGATACCGATAGCCATATCGATACACTTGCAAGATTTCTTAATCCTCATAGCATTGCTTATGTCAAATGCGAGGATAAGAATGATGAACATTATGAAGAGTTACGAAAAATGGAAGAAGAACTTCGCGCCCTTAGAACAAAAAAAGGAGAACCTTATCACCTCGTGCCACTTCCTCTTCCAAATGCTATCTATGAGGGAAATGAAAGATTGCCTGCAACTTATGCTAATTTTTTATTTATCAATGGCGCATTGCTTGTTCCTGTTTATGGAGACAATAAGGATGTTGAAGTACTTGAAATCTTACGCTTGGAATGTCCTGATAGAGAAGTGATAGGTATTGATTGTTCCACACTTATCAGACAGCATGGAAGCCTTCATTGCGTAACTATGCAAATTTATTAG
- the tsaD gene encoding tRNA (adenosine(37)-N6)-threonylcarbamoyltransferase complex transferase subunit TsaD: MILSIESSCDDSSIALTEIKTAKLLFHSKISQESIHSPYGGVVPEIASRLHAEALPQILTKAKSFLGGSFKNIKAVAVTTQPGLNITLIEGLMMAKALSFFLKIPLISVNHLKGHIYSLFINHPKTSFPLSVLLVSGGHTLIIEAKNASEMSIVAKSMDDSFGESFDKVAKMLSLGYPGGPIVEKYASLCPKNLAFPFPLPLKHSPDLAFSFSGLKNAVRLSILQAQEQGEDVTQESFIAKICAGFQQSACEHLIKNVSKYFQKKQKQNNPVENFCIVGGASANLYLRDKILSLCDSFKCNLLLAPLEFCSDNAAMIGRAALEKYYQKNFADIFTLQAFPKSEENEFQP, encoded by the coding sequence ATGATTTTAAGCATAGAAAGCAGTTGTGATGATAGCTCTATAGCCCTTACTGAAATTAAAACCGCAAAACTCCTTTTTCATTCTAAAATATCTCAAGAAAGCATTCATAGCCCATATGGCGGCGTTGTTCCTGAAATTGCTTCGCGTTTACACGCAGAAGCACTCCCACAAATCCTAACAAAAGCAAAATCTTTTTTAGGAGGTAGCTTCAAAAATATTAAAGCCGTTGCAGTAACCACCCAACCTGGACTTAATATCACACTTATAGAGGGATTGATGATGGCTAAAGCTCTGTCTTTTTTTCTAAAAATACCACTTATCAGTGTCAATCATCTTAAGGGACATATCTATTCCCTTTTTATCAACCATCCAAAAACTTCATTTCCTTTGAGTGTCTTATTAGTTTCAGGAGGACATACACTCATCATTGAAGCCAAAAATGCTTCTGAAATGTCTATTGTAGCCAAAAGTATGGATGACAGTTTTGGAGAAAGTTTTGACAAGGTAGCCAAAATGCTGTCTTTAGGGTATCCTGGAGGTCCTATTGTGGAAAAATACGCCTCGCTTTGCCCCAAAAATCTTGCCTTTCCTTTCCCATTGCCACTCAAACACTCTCCTGATTTGGCTTTCAGTTTTTCAGGGCTTAAAAATGCTGTAAGGCTTTCTATCCTTCAGGCTCAAGAACAAGGCGAAGATGTCACGCAAGAGTCTTTTATAGCCAAAATTTGTGCAGGCTTTCAACAAAGTGCATGCGAACATTTGATTAAAAATGTCAGCAAATATTTTCAGAAAAAACAAAAACAAAATAACCCCGTTGAAAATTTTTGTATCGTAGGGGGTGCGAGTGCAAATTTATATCTTAGGGATAAAATCTTGTCTTTGTGCGATTCATTTAAGTGCAATCTATTGTTAGCACCTTTGGAATTTTGTTCTGATAATGCCGCAATGATAGGAAGAGCGGCATTGGAAAAATACTATCAAAAAAACTTTGCAGATATTTTCACTCTCCAAGCTTTCCCAAAAAGTGAAGAAAACGAATTTCAACCTTAG